A portion of the Paenibacillus hamazuiensis genome contains these proteins:
- a CDS encoding glycoside hydrolase family 3 C-terminal domain-containing protein, with protein MNIEELIGKMTVDEKISLLAGASFWGTQAVERLGIPPIVLTDGPHGVRLSMGTEPGEVLSKTKPATAFPVEAAMAATWNTELIRELGTVIAEECQYYDVGIVLGPGLNGKRSPLGGRNFEYFSEDPYLTGKMGAAFVNGVQSGGVGTSIKHFVANEQETNRMVVSSEVDERALRELYMLPFEIAVQEAKPWTVMCSYNKVNGTHMANNDAYLNGVLKREWGFEGLVMSDWGAVVDKVASVQFGLDLEMPGPGRRNEEVMEAYRTRQVTDEQLDDHVRRILKVIDRVLGHKRKVSSIDADRHHEVARKVAEEAVVLLKNEGVVLPLPKQAKVAVLGKFAIAPRIQGGGSSHMNPARLDIPFDEVAKFACAVYGAGYDTDDVNEALLREACELAAGQDAVIVFAGTTEAIESEGYDRADLNIPHSHVRLIEAVSEVNPNVIVVLHSGSATNIGAFESNAKAVIQAWLPGQAGGSAIANILFGEVNPSGKLSETFPLALEHNPSYLSFPGNVREVKYTESIFVGYRYYDAKKLDVRYPFGFGLSYTEFEYSNLRLSCGSLTNGDILTVSVDIKNVGSRAGKEVVQVYVRDVKCTVPKADKELKGFVKIELAPGETGTVHLELNDRAFSHYVEHLGKFAVESGEFEILVGASSRDIRLAGIVEFTSAVDVREPLTLLHSLQAWLKDDRYADKVRHVMDQMKLNADNPMYPILLGMPIRTILSFLPAFGYPQETIDRIYETFGGEYDR; from the coding sequence GTGAATATCGAGGAACTGATCGGCAAGATGACTGTGGACGAGAAAATCAGTCTGCTCGCGGGAGCTTCGTTCTGGGGGACGCAGGCGGTCGAACGTCTGGGGATTCCGCCCATCGTGTTAACCGACGGACCGCACGGGGTCAGACTTTCCATGGGGACGGAGCCGGGGGAGGTGCTGTCGAAGACGAAGCCGGCCACGGCGTTCCCGGTCGAGGCGGCGATGGCGGCCACATGGAATACGGAGCTGATTCGGGAGCTGGGTACCGTGATCGCCGAGGAGTGTCAATACTATGATGTCGGCATCGTCCTCGGTCCCGGTCTGAACGGCAAACGTTCTCCGCTGGGCGGCCGAAACTTCGAATATTTCTCGGAGGATCCTTATTTAACGGGCAAAATGGGGGCCGCCTTTGTGAACGGAGTTCAATCGGGCGGTGTCGGGACATCCATCAAGCATTTTGTGGCCAACGAACAGGAAACGAACCGGATGGTGGTCAGCTCGGAAGTGGACGAGCGCGCATTAAGGGAGCTTTATATGCTGCCTTTCGAAATAGCTGTTCAGGAGGCTAAGCCGTGGACGGTCATGTGCTCTTACAATAAAGTGAACGGAACCCATATGGCGAACAACGACGCATACTTGAACGGCGTGCTGAAGCGGGAATGGGGCTTTGAAGGGCTGGTCATGTCCGACTGGGGTGCGGTCGTTGACAAGGTGGCGTCCGTTCAGTTCGGACTTGATCTGGAGATGCCGGGACCGGGCCGCCGCAATGAGGAAGTAATGGAGGCTTACCGCACCAGGCAGGTTACCGATGAGCAGCTCGATGACCACGTCCGCCGCATCTTGAAGGTCATCGATCGGGTGCTTGGGCATAAAAGGAAGGTTTCGTCAATCGACGCGGACCGTCATCACGAGGTTGCCCGGAAAGTGGCGGAAGAGGCGGTGGTGCTGCTCAAAAACGAGGGTGTCGTATTACCCCTGCCGAAACAGGCCAAAGTTGCGGTATTGGGCAAATTTGCGATCGCTCCCCGCATTCAGGGCGGGGGCAGCTCTCATATGAATCCTGCGCGGCTTGACATTCCTTTTGACGAAGTGGCCAAGTTCGCTTGTGCAGTTTACGGTGCCGGTTATGATACGGATGACGTTAACGAGGCGCTTTTGCGTGAGGCGTGCGAGCTGGCGGCAGGTCAAGATGCGGTAATCGTCTTTGCGGGAACGACGGAAGCGATCGAAAGCGAGGGCTACGACCGTGCCGATTTGAACATCCCGCACAGCCACGTGCGGCTGATTGAAGCCGTGTCCGAGGTCAATCCGAACGTGATTGTCGTATTACACAGCGGCTCCGCCACGAATATCGGCGCTTTCGAATCAAACGCGAAGGCTGTTATCCAGGCATGGCTTCCGGGACAAGCGGGAGGATCGGCCATTGCAAACATACTGTTCGGCGAGGTAAACCCATCGGGGAAGCTTTCGGAGACATTCCCGTTGGCGCTGGAGCATAACCCGTCGTATCTTTCGTTCCCGGGCAATGTCCGTGAGGTAAAATATACGGAGAGCATCTTTGTCGGGTACCGTTATTACGATGCGAAGAAGCTGGATGTGCGGTACCCGTTCGGCTTCGGGCTTTCTTATACCGAGTTCGAGTATTCGAACCTGCGTTTGTCGTGCGGCAGCTTAACAAACGGCGACATACTGACGGTGAGCGTGGATATAAAGAACGTCGGCAGCCGCGCTGGAAAAGAAGTTGTACAGGTTTACGTGCGCGACGTAAAATGCACCGTGCCGAAGGCGGATAAGGAGCTGAAGGGATTTGTGAAAATCGAGCTGGCGCCAGGCGAAACCGGGACCGTGCATTTGGAACTGAACGATCGCGCGTTCTCCCATTACGTGGAACATCTGGGCAAATTCGCTGTCGAATCCGGCGAGTTCGAAATCCTTGTCGGAGCTTCTTCCCGCGATATCCGCCTCGCCGGTATCGTGGAATTCACCTCCGCCGTGGACGTGCGAGAGCCGCTGACACTGCTGCATTCGCTTCAGGCGTGGCTGAAGGACGATCGTTACGCCGATAAGGTTCGGCACGTTATGGATCAGATGAAGCTGAATGCGGATAATCCGATGTATCCGATTTTGCTGGGCATGCCGATCCGCACCATTCTGAGCTTTCTTCCGGCATTCGGCTATCCGCAGGAGACGATCGATCGAATCTACGAAACGTTCGGGGGAGAGTACGATAGGTAG
- a CDS encoding sulfatase, translated as MKAIMVMFDTLNRHMLPPYGCDWTYAPNFARLAEKTVVFDNSYVGSMPCMPARRELMTGRYNFLHRSWGPLEPFDDAMPELLGQSGVYTHLVTDHQHYWEDGGGTYHTRYSTFELIRGQEGDPWIGQVKDPETPESINDSRMGRLVRQDWINRKRLKTEEDFPQAQTFARGLEFIRSNHKEDRWFLQLETFDPHEPFHTPQKYKDLYPHNYDGKHFDWPPYAPVSQTPEEVAHMRCEYAALLSMCDEYLGKVLDLMDELDLWKDTLLIVNTDHGFLLGEHDWWAKCVQPFYNEVAHTPLFIWDPRCGRMGERRSSLVQTIDLAPTLLEFFGVPIPKDMKGKPLKDTIASDVPVREAALFGIHGGHINCTDGRYVYMRAPVNANNRPLYNYTLMPTHMRSRFSAAELQHAELSEPFDFTKGVKPLKIESAGFVKVQQLETMLFDLQEDPQQLNPLRDSAVEDRMLRHIARLMRENDAPAEQYVRMGIEPAS; from the coding sequence ATGAAAGCGATTATGGTCATGTTTGACACGCTCAACCGGCATATGCTGCCGCCGTACGGCTGCGACTGGACGTATGCGCCGAATTTTGCAAGACTGGCGGAGAAGACGGTCGTTTTCGACAACAGCTATGTGGGCAGCATGCCCTGCATGCCCGCGCGCAGGGAGCTGATGACCGGCCGTTATAACTTTCTGCACCGCAGCTGGGGCCCGCTTGAGCCTTTCGATGATGCGATGCCGGAGCTGCTCGGGCAAAGCGGCGTTTATACGCATTTGGTCACCGATCATCAGCATTATTGGGAAGACGGCGGCGGCACTTATCATACACGCTACAGTACGTTTGAGCTTATTCGCGGGCAGGAGGGAGATCCGTGGATCGGCCAGGTGAAAGATCCCGAGACGCCGGAGTCGATCAACGATTCGAGAATGGGCCGTCTTGTTCGGCAAGATTGGATCAACCGAAAGCGGCTTAAGACGGAGGAGGACTTTCCGCAAGCGCAAACGTTCGCCAGAGGTTTGGAATTTATCAGGAGCAACCACAAGGAGGACCGCTGGTTTCTGCAGCTGGAGACGTTCGATCCTCACGAGCCTTTTCATACTCCGCAGAAATATAAGGACCTGTATCCGCACAATTATGACGGCAAACACTTCGATTGGCCGCCTTATGCGCCGGTTAGTCAGACGCCCGAGGAGGTGGCCCACATGCGCTGCGAATACGCGGCGCTCCTCAGTATGTGCGACGAATATTTGGGCAAGGTGCTCGATCTGATGGATGAGCTCGATTTATGGAAAGATACGCTGCTTATCGTGAATACGGACCACGGGTTCCTGCTCGGGGAGCACGATTGGTGGGCCAAGTGCGTACAGCCTTTTTACAACGAGGTGGCACATACGCCGCTGTTCATTTGGGACCCTCGCTGCGGAAGGATGGGCGAGCGCAGAAGCAGTCTGGTGCAGACGATCGATTTGGCGCCTACGCTGCTGGAGTTTTTCGGGGTCCCTATCCCGAAAGATATGAAGGGCAAACCGCTCAAGGATACGATCGCTTCGGACGTGCCGGTGAGAGAGGCGGCGCTGTTCGGCATTCACGGGGGACATATCAACTGCACGGACGGGCGGTATGTATATATGAGAGCGCCGGTGAACGCGAATAACCGGCCGCTTTACAATTACACGCTGATGCCCACCCATATGAGGAGCCGATTTAGTGCCGCGGAGCTGCAGCATGCCGAGCTCAGCGAGCCGTTCGATTTTACCAAAGGCGTGAAGCCGCTCAAAATCGAAAGCGCCGGCTTTGTCAAGGTTCAGCAACTGGAAACGATGCTGTTTGATTTGCAGGAAGATCCGCAGCAGCTAAATCCGCTTCGCGATTCTGCGGTCGAAGACCGGATGCTGCGGCATATCGCACGTTTAATGCGGGAAAACGATGCACCCGCGGAGCAATATGTCCGCATGGGGATTGAGCCGGCAAGCTAA
- a CDS encoding cache domain-containing sensor histidine kinase — MRKLLANIHFRYSIKTKLTVAFLLVGLLTILIMGLLSYTYYSAGIKRDFYRISQEATLRLNHHIEFYLYQLAKSTSSVAKDDLVQMWLLHGHGFSLEQKVEVQNVLRRYVALNYPEIIGMFLLTPDGRTLAMSNLSVIRDDVFNEEPWSHNGFQEKVSVISTHTVKYTSGDVRVLSLETPIYSIANMDYLGKLVIDFHLEEIRRTFEKADLAPEGRFFIVSDQDTIVYYPEYSWLGVPRSQTKLGKLNLSDNESASIQQWEGKKTLVAATKSETTGWTFVSVVPFDEMASATKNTPNAMLIAFVIIGLCIVLAVPFLSRAFVQPILHLRQVMSSVERGDLTVRATQVSGHDEFQYLNRSFNTMIERINELLQTVSSLKLREVSLQLREKEALVKALQNQINPHFLYNSLDIIKSMAYLEDMPEIVTMARGLADFYRYTAQDTNAFVKLEEELNQLKHYLSIVHIRFPGAFRSQFSVNDKFMQCRIPKLIIQPIVENAVKYAIEPKAGKGSIIVNAFDSGPYLVIEVADNGPGILPDRLEQIHATLAQITENGQRGYGAHQSLGMANVHARIVLQYGREYGLSLDSFEGRGTVVSIRLPLSKETEGRLIS; from the coding sequence ATGAGAAAATTATTAGCGAACATTCATTTCAGGTATTCGATCAAAACGAAACTGACCGTCGCCTTTCTGTTGGTCGGACTGCTGACGATATTAATCATGGGTTTATTATCTTACACCTATTACAGTGCCGGGATTAAACGGGATTTTTACCGCATCTCCCAGGAAGCTACGCTGCGGCTTAATCATCATATCGAATTTTATTTGTACCAACTTGCCAAATCGACTTCATCCGTCGCGAAGGACGACCTCGTTCAGATGTGGCTGCTGCACGGTCATGGTTTTTCCCTGGAACAAAAAGTTGAAGTTCAAAATGTACTGCGAAGATATGTGGCGCTGAATTATCCCGAGATTATCGGAATGTTCCTGTTGACTCCGGATGGGCGCACGCTCGCCATGTCCAATCTGTCGGTCATCAGGGATGACGTATTTAACGAAGAACCTTGGTCTCATAACGGGTTTCAGGAAAAAGTATCGGTAATTTCCACGCATACGGTTAAATATACCTCCGGCGACGTGCGTGTCCTTTCTTTGGAAACGCCGATCTACAGCATTGCCAATATGGATTATTTGGGGAAACTTGTGATCGATTTTCATTTGGAAGAGATTCGGCGCACTTTTGAGAAGGCTGACCTCGCTCCGGAGGGTCGTTTCTTTATCGTCTCCGATCAGGATACCATCGTATATTATCCGGAATACAGCTGGCTTGGGGTTCCCCGCAGCCAAACGAAATTGGGCAAGCTCAATTTGTCGGATAACGAAAGTGCGTCCATTCAGCAGTGGGAAGGAAAAAAAACGCTTGTGGCGGCGACGAAATCGGAAACGACCGGCTGGACCTTCGTTTCGGTCGTGCCATTCGACGAGATGGCGTCGGCCACGAAAAATACGCCTAACGCGATGTTGATCGCATTCGTGATCATTGGCTTATGCATCGTACTCGCCGTTCCGTTTCTGTCCCGAGCTTTCGTCCAGCCGATATTGCATCTTCGCCAGGTCATGAGCAGCGTTGAACGGGGAGATTTGACCGTTCGCGCAACGCAGGTTTCCGGCCATGACGAATTCCAATATTTAAACCGAAGCTTCAATACGATGATCGAACGGATCAACGAGCTGCTGCAAACGGTAAGCAGCCTGAAGCTGAGGGAGGTCAGCCTGCAGCTCAGGGAAAAGGAAGCTCTCGTTAAAGCTTTGCAAAACCAGATCAATCCGCATTTTTTGTACAATTCGCTGGACATTATCAAAAGCATGGCTTATTTGGAGGATATGCCGGAAATCGTCACCATGGCGCGCGGTCTGGCCGACTTTTACAGGTATACCGCACAGGATACGAATGCGTTCGTGAAGCTTGAAGAGGAATTAAATCAACTCAAGCATTACTTGTCGATTGTTCATATCCGTTTTCCGGGAGCTTTTCGCAGCCAGTTCAGCGTGAATGACAAATTTATGCAATGCCGGATCCCCAAGCTCATTATTCAGCCTATTGTGGAAAATGCGGTAAAATATGCGATCGAACCGAAAGCGGGCAAAGGCAGCATTATTGTCAATGCTTTTGACAGCGGACCTTATCTGGTCATCGAGGTTGCGGATAACGGGCCGGGAATCCTTCCTGACCGACTGGAGCAGATCCATGCTACGCTGGCTCAGATTACGGAAAACGGCCAGCGCGGATACGGAGCTCATCAATCTCTGGGAATGGCTAACGTTCATGCGCGCATCGTCTTGCAGTATGGAAGAGAGTATGGACTGAGCCTGGATTCGTTCGAAGGACGCGGGACGGTCGTATCGATTCGCCTGCCGCTAAGTAAAGAAACCGAAGGGAGATTGATTTCATGA
- a CDS encoding response regulator, which translates to MYQVMIVEDEHWIRSAVAKMVETDGIYEVVAEAGNGEEALETIYHVWPTIVITDIMMPVQDGLWLVREIYERKLPVITVILTGYNEFEYARQALRYHVSDFLLKPVMEEELRKALANARERTSQFGSLRLFYLAIQQFFDKIADLDPQKLFKEQAQLVQLIAAADTLQESEKIVLFKTFSGKFNDLIQTVDPSFERMPVASTRTDYIRTHFLKLTEHWQQICSKVFNGEMRQIIRKACDYLQAHFSEDLSVSDMTQRFHISVSQFSLLFKKYTGHSFVNYLNGLRIRHAKQLLIEGELKVYEVAESAGFNSLPHFNRVFKQLTGQSPNEYRKSMSI; encoded by the coding sequence ATGTATCAGGTTATGATTGTCGAAGATGAGCATTGGATTCGCAGCGCAGTCGCGAAAATGGTGGAAACGGACGGCATCTATGAAGTCGTTGCCGAGGCCGGCAACGGGGAAGAGGCGCTCGAAACGATCTATCATGTTTGGCCGACAATCGTCATTACGGATATTATGATGCCGGTTCAGGACGGGCTTTGGCTCGTGCGGGAGATTTATGAGAGGAAATTGCCGGTCATCACCGTCATTCTGACGGGCTACAACGAATTTGAATACGCCAGGCAGGCGCTGCGGTACCATGTAAGCGATTTTTTGCTTAAACCTGTGATGGAAGAGGAACTGAGGAAAGCGCTTGCGAATGCGCGGGAGAGAACATCGCAGTTCGGTTCTCTGAGGTTATTTTATTTGGCGATCCAGCAGTTTTTTGACAAAATTGCCGATCTGGACCCCCAGAAGCTGTTTAAAGAGCAGGCGCAGCTTGTTCAGCTCATTGCAGCTGCCGATACGCTTCAGGAAAGCGAGAAAATCGTCTTGTTCAAAACGTTTTCCGGCAAATTCAACGATTTGATCCAGACGGTCGATCCGTCCTTCGAACGTATGCCGGTCGCTTCCACACGGACGGATTATATCCGCACTCATTTTCTGAAGTTGACGGAACACTGGCAGCAAATTTGCAGCAAGGTATTTAACGGTGAAATGCGTCAAATTATTCGCAAGGCTTGCGACTATTTGCAGGCCCATTTTTCCGAAGACTTATCCGTTTCCGATATGACCCAGCGTTTTCATATAAGCGTCTCCCAATTCAGCCTGTTATTTAAAAAATATACCGGTCATTCGTTCGTGAACTATTTGAACGGTTTAAGAATCCGGCATGCGAAGCAATTGCTCATCGAAGGCGAGCTCAAGGTGTACGAGGTGGCCGAAAGCGCAGGATTTAATTCCTTGCCGCATTTTAACCGCGTATTCAAGCAGCTTACAGGCCAGTCGCCCAATGAATACCGAAAGTCGATGAGCATATAA
- a CDS encoding carbohydrate ABC transporter permease has product MKSITATRSFSLFNTLVYLVLGLLLLIVLLPCLYVLFSSFSTKSEMLSRGFYLIPKVWTLNSYGYLFSNHNFTASYWNALQITVGGTALSISATTLMAYGLSRTWLRGRKPLNFMVLFTMLFSGGIIPTYLLTSQLGLLNSYWSLFLNNAILPFNLIVMRSFFQNTPKELEEAARIDGCGEWNLFFRIILPLSMTSVATFIMFYAVFYWNSYFQAILFISDSQKMPLQVFLRQIILESGNSLESVTDGYEFGPPVKMAVVVMASIPMLVMYPFFQKYFDKGMLVGSVKG; this is encoded by the coding sequence ATGAAGAGTATTACCGCCACGAGATCGTTTTCCCTGTTCAATACGCTTGTATACCTCGTCCTTGGTTTGCTGCTGCTTATCGTTTTGCTTCCTTGCTTGTACGTGCTGTTCAGCTCGTTTTCCACCAAAAGCGAAATGCTGTCGCGGGGATTTTACCTTATCCCGAAAGTTTGGACGCTCAATTCATACGGCTATTTGTTCAGCAATCACAATTTCACTGCCTCCTATTGGAACGCGCTGCAAATTACGGTGGGCGGGACGGCGCTCAGCATTTCGGCGACGACCTTGATGGCTTACGGGTTATCGCGAACCTGGCTCAGGGGCAGAAAACCTTTGAATTTTATGGTTCTGTTTACAATGCTTTTTAGCGGAGGCATTATTCCCACGTATTTGCTGACCAGCCAGCTCGGACTGCTCAACAGCTACTGGTCGCTGTTTTTGAATAATGCGATTTTACCGTTCAACCTGATTGTGATGAGAAGCTTTTTTCAAAATACGCCGAAAGAGCTGGAGGAAGCGGCGCGGATTGACGGCTGCGGAGAATGGAACTTGTTTTTCCGGATCATCCTGCCTTTGTCGATGACTTCGGTGGCGACGTTTATTATGTTTTATGCCGTATTTTACTGGAACTCGTATTTCCAGGCGATCTTGTTCATCAGCGATTCGCAAAAAATGCCGCTGCAGGTGTTTTTAAGGCAAATTATACTGGAGTCCGGCAATTCGCTTGAGTCGGTCACGGACGGTTATGAATTCGGTCCGCCGGTAAAAATGGCCGTCGTCGTGATGGCTTCGATCCCGATGCTCGTTATGTATCCGTTTTTTCAAAAATATTTCGATAAAGGCATGCTTGTCGGTTCGGTGAAAGGATGA
- a CDS encoding ABC transporter permease, with protein MAVTGSKAADIKTRQRKWEEWKRGLPIYFMILPGLLFFIVFKYVPMGGILIAFQNYDPFDGFLQSSWVGFDHFQRLFQDPDFWKIFRNTLMISALNLFLFFPVPIIVSLLLNEVRLKWFKKGAQTLLYVPHFLSWVVIVSMTVLLFSAQDGGINNLLSTMGYERIELMTNPEYFRMVYLFQVIWKEAGWSAIIFLAALASVDPTLYEAATMDGASRLRQIWHINLPALRSTIIILFILRLGHVMDTGFEHILLLQNSLNIDVSEVFDTYVYRVGILQAEFSYTTAVGLFKALIGLGLVYLANRASRKIGEEGVY; from the coding sequence ATGGCGGTTACCGGTTCCAAAGCGGCGGATATCAAGACCAGGCAGCGTAAATGGGAGGAATGGAAGCGCGGTTTGCCTATTTATTTCATGATTTTGCCCGGGTTATTGTTTTTTATCGTTTTCAAATATGTTCCGATGGGCGGGATTTTGATCGCTTTCCAAAATTATGATCCGTTCGACGGGTTTCTTCAAAGCAGTTGGGTAGGCTTCGATCACTTTCAGAGATTGTTTCAAGATCCGGACTTTTGGAAAATTTTCCGCAATACGCTGATGATCAGCGCATTGAACTTGTTTTTGTTTTTTCCCGTGCCGATCATCGTTTCCCTTCTCTTAAACGAAGTGCGGCTCAAATGGTTTAAGAAAGGGGCGCAAACGCTGCTTTATGTGCCGCATTTTTTAAGCTGGGTCGTGATTGTCAGCATGACCGTTTTGTTATTTTCCGCGCAGGACGGGGGAATTAACAATCTGCTCTCCACCATGGGCTACGAACGGATCGAGCTGATGACGAATCCCGAATACTTCCGCATGGTGTATTTATTTCAGGTGATCTGGAAGGAGGCCGGATGGAGCGCCATCATCTTTCTTGCCGCGCTGGCTTCAGTAGATCCGACTTTATACGAAGCGGCCACGATGGACGGCGCCAGCCGCCTAAGACAAATATGGCACATCAATTTGCCGGCGCTTCGCTCGACGATCATCATCCTGTTTATTTTAAGATTAGGCCATGTCATGGATACGGGCTTCGAGCATATCTTGCTGCTGCAAAACTCGCTCAATATCGACGTTTCGGAAGTGTTTGACACTTACGTATACCGGGTCGGCATTCTGCAGGCGGAATTCAGCTATACGACGGCGGTCGGACTGTTTAAAGCGTTAATCGGACTGGGGCTTGTTTATTTGGCCAATCGGGCATCCCGGAAAATCGGCGAGGAAGGGGTATACTAA
- a CDS encoding extracellular solute-binding protein: protein MKKLTALSLSGVLLTTAAIAGCAGGSAVNKNESGKSKAGADDLGEKITINLMTRSYAGGGWPPNHPVIDELNKRLNIDLKIEWVPAANYPEKLNVMAASNNFPDVYYITNTEYVKWQSKNIFMDVKPELSKYPNIVKYIPEESLKHFNPKDKYYGIPFYYQEARDSLAIRKDWLDKLGLKVPETMDDFYNVAKAFATSDPDGNGKQNTVGFSMEISPAGTFGFGGPANFLTSSFGLANNWKLDGGKLIPMQTQSKELKDFIGFMRKAYAEGVLDKDFPILKSRDSLNKLEAGKSGIANVNPQQLYVETLPPLTKLDPKAELVQVLPPVGPTGLRGTRGLPTADKIVINSKIDAKKQQRILKLMDYMLSDEGYDLVKHGIEGVHYKKTADERYEQLEASVKDRQFLLVGWFFKRFDPMFLIYKWMDPKETATIKAYFDNNAKYVTKNEGFGFVSETAIKVGPNIDKKWMDTMVKVIVGQEPMESIDKAIAEWKAGGGDAIIKEINEEYQKSK, encoded by the coding sequence ATGAAAAAACTGACAGCGCTTTCGTTAAGCGGAGTGCTGCTGACAACGGCAGCCATTGCGGGATGTGCCGGGGGTTCGGCGGTCAATAAAAACGAATCGGGCAAGAGCAAAGCCGGAGCGGACGATCTCGGCGAAAAAATAACGATTAACCTGATGACGCGCAGCTACGCCGGGGGAGGCTGGCCTCCCAATCATCCCGTCATCGACGAATTGAATAAACGGCTGAATATCGACCTGAAGATCGAATGGGTTCCTGCGGCCAACTATCCGGAGAAGCTGAATGTGATGGCGGCGTCCAACAACTTTCCGGACGTCTATTACATAACGAACACGGAGTATGTGAAATGGCAAAGCAAAAACATTTTTATGGATGTGAAACCCGAGCTCAGCAAATATCCGAACATTGTCAAATATATTCCGGAAGAATCGCTGAAACATTTTAATCCGAAGGACAAATATTACGGCATTCCTTTTTACTATCAGGAGGCGAGGGATTCGCTCGCCATCCGCAAGGACTGGCTGGATAAGCTGGGACTCAAGGTGCCGGAGACAATGGATGATTTTTATAACGTCGCCAAGGCGTTTGCAACAAGCGATCCGGATGGAAACGGCAAGCAGAATACGGTCGGATTTTCTATGGAAATAAGCCCTGCGGGGACGTTCGGCTTTGGCGGCCCCGCCAATTTCTTAACCTCCAGCTTCGGATTGGCTAACAATTGGAAACTGGATGGAGGCAAGCTGATTCCGATGCAAACCCAAAGCAAGGAGCTCAAGGATTTTATCGGATTTATGAGGAAGGCCTATGCCGAAGGCGTGCTCGATAAAGATTTCCCGATCCTGAAATCGCGGGATTCGCTGAACAAGCTGGAGGCCGGCAAGTCCGGTATAGCCAACGTGAATCCGCAGCAGCTTTATGTGGAAACGCTGCCCCCCCTCACGAAGCTGGATCCGAAAGCGGAGCTCGTGCAAGTACTGCCTCCGGTAGGCCCGACAGGACTTCGCGGAACCAGGGGTCTGCCGACAGCCGACAAGATCGTCATCAACTCCAAAATCGACGCCAAGAAGCAGCAGCGTATTTTGAAGCTCATGGACTATATGCTCTCCGATGAAGGATACGATCTGGTCAAGCACGGGATCGAAGGCGTCCATTATAAAAAGACGGCGGACGAGAGATACGAGCAGCTCGAAGCTTCGGTGAAAGACAGACAGTTTTTGCTTGTGGGCTGGTTCTTTAAACGCTTTGATCCGATGTTCCTTATTTACAAATGGATGGATCCTAAAGAAACGGCGACCATCAAAGCGTATTTTGACAACAATGCGAAATATGTGACGAAAAACGAAGGGTTTGGCTTTGTTTCCGAAACAGCGATCAAGGTGGGGCCGAACATCGATAAAAAATGGATGGATACGATGGTCAAGGTCATTGTAGGCCAAGAGCCGATGGAGTCGATCGACAAGGCGATTGCCGAGTGGAAAGCGGGCGGAGGAGACGCCATCATCAAGGAAATCAACGAAGAATATCAGAAGTCAAAGTAA